In Flavobacterium sp. N1736, the following are encoded in one genomic region:
- a CDS encoding LacI family DNA-binding transcriptional regulator, giving the protein MNDTKLIDIASALGISVTTVSKALKGYTDISKSTRAKVIEMAETMNYMPNSVAVNLRTNETKTIGVIIPATVHHFFSSVLNGILEEAEKRGYLVIILQSNEKYELEKKQLALLIQKRVDGVLMSLSNETDDFSHINEAIRKNTPVVLFDKIAKRVDCSKVVINDAKAAYDAVTYLINKGYKKIAHFRGSYVPQNSIDRFLGYKRALEAHGIEYDSKLVYVCDNNTDFEDGYENAQKIMTEHPDIDAIFAITDLVAIGIIKYFNEAGIKTPEQVAVFGFSNWFMSTVISPKLTTIDQPGFEMGHAAVSILIDEIADIKEHRPVTHQIIELPTRIIERESTVK; this is encoded by the coding sequence ATGAATGACACAAAACTAATAGACATTGCTTCGGCATTAGGAATTTCAGTTACAACGGTTTCAAAAGCATTAAAAGGATATACTGATATTAGTAAATCTACGCGTGCAAAAGTTATCGAAATGGCTGAAACAATGAATTATATGCCTAATTCTGTTGCCGTAAACCTTAGAACCAATGAGACCAAAACAATTGGTGTGATCATTCCCGCAACGGTGCATCATTTTTTTTCGAGTGTATTAAACGGTATTTTAGAAGAAGCCGAAAAAAGAGGTTATCTGGTTATTATTTTACAGTCAAACGAAAAGTATGAATTAGAGAAAAAACAGCTTGCTTTATTGATTCAAAAACGGGTTGACGGCGTTTTAATGTCGCTCTCCAATGAAACGGATGATTTCTCTCATATTAATGAAGCGATTCGGAAAAATACTCCCGTTGTTTTATTTGATAAAATTGCTAAAAGAGTCGATTGCTCTAAAGTTGTTATTAATGATGCAAAAGCGGCTTATGATGCTGTGACGTACCTTATTAATAAAGGCTATAAAAAAATTGCACATTTTCGTGGTTCGTATGTTCCGCAAAATTCTATCGATCGCTTTTTAGGATATAAAAGAGCGCTTGAAGCGCATGGAATTGAGTATGATTCTAAGCTGGTTTATGTTTGCGATAATAATACCGATTTTGAAGACGGTTACGAAAATGCCCAGAAAATCATGACGGAACATCCTGATATTGATGCCATTTTTGCGATTACTGATTTGGTCGCTATCGGAATTATTAAATATTTTAATGAAGCAGGAATAAAAACGCCTGAGCAGGTTGCCGTTTTCGGGTTTAGCAATTGGTTTATGAGCACGGTTATTTCACCTAAATTAACCACAATTGATCAGCCGGGATTTGAAATGGGACATGCTGCGGTTTCTATTTTAATTGATGAAATTGCAGACATTAAAGAACATCGACCTGTTACGCATCAAATTATAGAACTTCCTACGAGAATCATAGAAAGAGAATCGACCGTTAAATGA